The Lathyrus oleraceus cultivar Zhongwan6 chromosome 5, CAAS_Psat_ZW6_1.0, whole genome shotgun sequence genome includes the window TTTCCCTTGCTTGGAGTGGTATCTGAGACTTTGTGATCCCTCTGGAGCCTTTGATCTTCAATTAAAGACTTTGATGTTTCTTTGTGGCTCTATAGCTTTGTTGTTCATCTGGATCTTTTAATATTCATCAACTTATGTGTTTTGTATCTTGTGTCTCAATCCAAAGGGAAATGAATGCTTGTTTTGACCAATATCAAATGTTTGCTCCATCTTGTGGTTAGTACACTTGAACACACAAAGACTTTCccttgggctaccttacaatgagaccttttatttcatgtcgtttactttatgctttaggatagtctcttccTCTCCTCCATACTTCTTAAATTTTTAAAACTTCTTTCTATTTCAAAATCCTCTTGTTTCCAAACTTTACCTTTTCTTAATAAACATTGACTTTGTCAAGTGATCCAAAAAACATTTTTCTCAATAAATGTTAAAACATTTAAGCATACTTAAACTCTTTTGTTCAAACTTCTAAAAAAGACAAACTCCATCATACTTCTTCTTGTGCCTTTGTGCACTTACCTTGAAGAGCCTTTTTTTTCTTCTGGAAAGATCGGATATTAGTTTATTCTTGTAGTGATGCACACCACTATACTTCTGCAATATGTTGAGAAATGATTGACATTTTCCACTTGAATGTTGAGACGTGCTTGTGAGAAAGTCCAAGTAAAAGTTCCTCATATCAAGATGATGCAAATGCTCATTTCCTCATACTTGTGGGTAGTAAGATGAGTTTTCCACTCGAATACAACAAAatgtcttttcaaattaaaatcaatcaacaaacaACCCAACTTTTTCATAAACACAGATATGCAAGTGGTTCTTATGGAGTACCCtagatgtgaggggtgttaatacattccccttgtataaccaacccccgtatccagatttctcttttgttttaccTATTTGTAGATTTTATTCGACCTTTTTCCCattccctttggaaacaataaagttTGGCGGCGACTCTTATTTTTTTGAGTTAAGTcaatcaatagcttaatctcaaattTTTTCCGCGCGAAAGGTATTACGTACATTTGAGATGGAGATGGTGGCATTGCATTGCATTTGAATTATGATTTGTTTGATTAGGCTTTGAGTGTGAATGAGAATGTTGTTATATTCCTTATTACTATCCTGTCTTGATGATTTTCACCGTTAATAATTGTTATATGTATTTTCATCCCCTTTTATTGTTGTCGCGTTTATGCTCCTCGGGAGTACAAGTATCAGGTACAAGTGTAGCTGCTGAGTTAGGGGATGGCGTGAATGCCCCCTTTAGCTTTTATCGTTGGGTCTTATAGGAGCCGCTCTAATATGTAGCACTGGGGATGAGATTTTTTCCATCATTTGTGttatgttttgttttattttgttggAGTTGTTGTTGAGACTTTATGTCAGTCTTTGTTTGATTTTCGCTTCTTATTTACACGACTATTTGGTATTTTAGTCTTTTATGTTTTGGTGAAGCATGCGAGACACTCTAATATGTGATTTATATTTGAAATATTTTATTAAATGTCGAGTCGGGGATTAGGGTGTTACACGTTCTCTTTTTGCTTGGGAGGAAGGGCTTCTTTTGGAGCTAATCGGGCAGATGGAATCAGTGATTAAGCTAGGTTAGGTGAATGATTGGGTTTGGAACTGAGAATCCGTTGGTGGATTTTTAGTGAGTATGCTTGTTCTTGTCTTTCTAGTTTGTTTGTTGGGGTGAGAGTAGATCAAAGCGGGTGATCCAGGGGTTGACTAGGAATTGGGAAGGGTGGGAATCCTCTAAAGTGGTGGTGTTTTCTTCGTAGTTTCTTCAGAATAGGCTTTCGACAAGGAAGAACCTTCACTGACAGTTTATTTTTCCCTGATAATGGGCGGGTTTTGTTGTGTGTTTAGGACATCAGAAGTCGACATATCACTTATTTGTTCTTTGTAAAGTTGTGTCCATGATCGGGTATATATAATATGTTTAGGTGGGTGGGTAGACTTAGGCCCCACCCGTCGGTTTTATAGGTGTTTGATTTAGTTTATAGTTTTGGCATAGGTAAAAAGGTGGCTATTGGGTTGGTCTCGATTTGGCATTTGTGGTCTTTAGAAGATGCAATAAACTTATTTTCTATCACGAAAGATTGTTGGTGAATTACTAGATGAGGCTGATTATGTGCCTTCCTTGGAAGTGGGTTTGATCGCTTGCATCAAAAGTTGATTTCTCTCATATGGACTGGGAGTAGAATTCGCTTAAATGATTAGGTAAATAGGGATGTAGTGGGTGGCTAATTGCTCTCCTTTCAGGTCTTGGTAGCCTTGCTTACTTTCGCTTAGTTGGCTCTCTCAAAAAGATTTCTTACTTAGTTCTTGGTGTTACTAGTTTCTGTCTAGATCCTTTGTTTCTTCATTATGTCTGATTGTCTATTTGTTGTTTCTTTTACTTTTGAGTACTTCTAGTGCTCTTTGTTTTTTTATGggtttggttgattgattttgTAGTCGTACATAGTTTGGATAAAACGCTAGTTAAATATAACCTCATAAAATATTTATCACAATTAAATCATAATAAAATAGAGTATATATTATTTTTTCCACAATCAAACTATGACCAACCTACATAACCTCCAAAATTCAAAACGGCTATAAGCTACCCTTATTAAAAGACTTAATAACAAGACATTCCCCCAGAATGAGAATATGATATGTAGCTCAGAGTTTCATGTCTTTCTTAAAAAGAAAATCTCTAACACAAAGAGGTAAATGGTACATGATAGCCATGACAGTACTACATTTACCATAGGAGAACCATGCAGGTGGCTTCTTCTTAAGAACAGCAGCTACAGTGTGTTTAGCAAACTCATCTGTAGGGGTGATTTTTGAACTCTGTCTCTGAGCACCTACAAGTCTCTCTCTGAATCCTGCTTCAAATGGCTTGAACAGTTTCCACTCTAGCATGCTTTCGTAGTTGGATAGGAGAGACTTTGCAATATTTGATTTCACATAGCCACCGATAACGTTCACAACATCAATTCCAAAATGTCCAAGTTCCAATCTGCATGTTGAATAACAACAATTATAAGATATATCGAAGACTAAAACAAATTTGAAAGAGGGAAATGGAAAACCTTAATGCATCTGTCAAAGCATGAAGAGCAGCTTTAGAACCAGCATAAGCACCCGCCCAAGGTCTAGCGGCCAACCCCGCAATACTGCCAATATTCACAATCTTTCCCTGTTTCCTAGCTGCCATGTGAGGAGCCACCGCCTGGATCATTCTCAAAGAACCTGCACAAATAAGCAAAACTAAAATCAAGAATCCGGTTAGTACAATATTCACATTTTCTTTATTATAAACAATTACCAACCAAACACATTGGTTTCGAAAGTGTTTTTGATCTCAGATAGAGGAAGATCGGTTGTTGGACCGGCACACTGAATACCGGCGTTATTGACTAGAATATCGACGCGGCCGTATTTATTCATAACAGTATCAACAACTCTGTTCACGCTTTCATCGGACTGAATATCGAGCTCTTGCAGAAAGAACTTGGAGTCGTGCTCTAAATCCATCATGGTGGAACGCGACCTACTGGTGGCCACCACGATACAGTTGTTGGCCGCAAAGCAGCGCGCAAGCGCATGACCTATTCCTCCACCGGAGCAACCCGTGATGAGAACCACCAGTTTTGAATCATCGGCATTGATCTCCATTACGCTCTGATTGTTGTTCGTGCGTGTCTGTAACAAGAGTTTTTCTCAATAGTACATGTCGGGCTATTTCTCACCTTTAAAATGACTTTCATTTTCATATATTAAGAATTAATTCATGCATATTATAAAAGAGAGATATTTTTCTAAATATATTCAATAATCAATGTGtttagaatatatatatatatatatatatatatatatatatatatatatatatatatatatatatatatatatatattcaataAGTTTAAAATATGACTTTTCTTTACCATCAAATATAGAGGGTCTAAATGTGTTAATTGAATTAAGGTATGGctattttaaattaaaatataaaatttattttaaaaaagtTATTTAACATTAGGATGGTGGTGATGTTGAAAGAGACAGATTTCTTTTTTAGTTATTGATAAAAAATTATGATTGATTGTTGGTAAAACGTTTTATGTGAATTAAATTGTAAGTTGTTGGTTTAATTTTaaacaacaatatttttttataatattttaagaaaaaataGATGATACATCGACATTGTAAATTCGTTTTATAATGTTAATTAATAACGACCATTTATCATAttaaattaaattgaaaattttaaaatattttaataatatggtaaaatgatatatttttattgaataatattataaaaaaattatacGGTTAGAGTctattttaatataaatatatttttaatgTTTATAAAGAATATAGATAAAGAAATTAGATAAAGTATTATTGATATTTagttttttaaaaaaagttaaatatattTTAAAGAATTTAGAATGCTTTATACAGAAAAACAGTTATAAACTTATTAAAAATGGAAAAAGTATATATACTTATAACAACAACTCTTTTTATATAAAGCGCTCTTAAATCAACAACGTTTTATACATAACCATGATAAGCATTTAGAAAATCACAtaaaattttttttattaatagTACTTTTTGTAAGTAAATTAAAAAAGTCTTCAAATCATGTTTTTCTATATAAAAAGAAAGTATTTTTTTGGCACGTGGTTTTCTGATAGATTTAGCATATgttttttaaataaataaaaataagtGAAAATAAATAACGTttttctcaacaacaacaaaaaaaaactttttttctttaaatattGTCCTCTTAAATCAACAACGTTTTATACATAACCCTGGTAAGCATTTAGAAAATCACATAAAAAATTTCTTATTAATAATACTTTTTGTAAGTAAATTAAAAAAGTCTTCAAATCATGTTTTATATATAAAAAGAAAGTATTACCAATTTTTTGGCACGTGGTTTTCTGATACATTTGGCACGTgttttttaaataaataaaaataatgaaaataaataacatttttctcaacaacaaaaaaaaatcttttttcttTAAATACTTTTCTCTTAAACCAACAACATTTTATACATAACCCTGGTAAGTATTTAGAGAATCACATAAAAAATTTCTTATTAATAGTACTTTTTGTAAGTAAATTAAAAAAGTCTTTAAATCATGTTTTTTATATAAAAAGAAAGTATTATCAATTTTTTGACACATGATTTTCTGATACATTTGACACGTgttttttaaataaataaaaataagtGAAAATAAATAACGTttttctcaacaacaacaacaaaatctTTTTTTCTTTAACTCTTAAATCAACAACGTTTTATACATAACCCTGGTAAGCATTTAGAAAATCACATAAAAAATTTCTTATTAATAGTACTTTTTGTAAGTAAATTAAAAAAGTCTTCAAATCATATTTTCTATATAAAAAGAAAGTATTATCAATTTTTTGGCAAGTGGTTTTCTGATATATTTGGCACGTgttttttaaataaataaaaataatgcAGATAAATAACGTttttctcaacaacaacaaaaaaatctttttttcttTAAGTACTTTTCTCTTAAATCAACAAAGTTTTATACATAAGCCTGGTAGGCATTTAGAAAATCGCATAAAAAAATTCTTATTAATAGTACTTTTTTGTAAGTAAATTAAAAAAGTCTTCAAATCATGTTTTTAATATAAAAAGAAAGTATTATCAATTTTTTGGCACGTGATTTTCTGATACATTTGGCAcatatttattaaataaataaaaataagtgaaaataaataacatttttctcaacaacaaaaaaaaatcttttaTTTCTTTAAATACTTTCCTCTTAATTCCATTTGAATTCACACATTCACAAAGTAAAATATGCACATAATAACACAATTGCAGTGAAAGAGACAAAGGGTGTCCAATGATCATAATCTTCATCTCATTTATTTGTATTTTTTCTTCACTCTCGTAAATACAAATGTCATTCAACTTTATTAATAAACTTTACTATTATCTTTGTTTTATTATTCCTTACAAATTCGATCAAAATGATCTTATGGCACCAAACTAGTGACAAACTAGTTAAATAAACAATTAGATTATCGATAAAAATGGGATATCTACTTATCGACTAACAAAAGAATATGAAGATGGAGTTCATGAGCTTATTAGGGTTGTTGTTTAACGTGCATGGAAAATTAAGTTTATAAAAATCATGTCTTTATTTAAGTATTGTTATACAAATGTGAGTTTGTATCCTTTCAAAGACCATGTAATATGTGATGGAATTAACAAAAACTATACCGGTTGGATATGCAACAAGGAATAAAAAATTGAGTATATTAATTCAAGTAAATATACCAAAGATATATCCTATTgatttaaaatatatatatatatatatatatatatatatatatatatatatatatatatatatatatatatatatatatatatatatatatatgatcaAGTCGAATAGTTTATGAATATAATTGAAGAATATCTTTGTGATCATTCTAAAATGTTTGAGAGACTGGTGAATGATCTAGGGATATATAACATGAAAACTGGCAATGGATGATCTTGTAAGAGCTTCGTTGATTTATTAAGTCTTTTAAAAATTATGTTTCCTTAGAATAACATACCCTAGTTAAACATATAAGGGTAAGAGAAGTTTGTGTATGTCCTAAGTTTTGTATTTTATTTAAAAATGAGTATACATCTTTAAGTATGTATCCAAAATATAatatcactacgccaaataagggaaaagagagcgcttattttggcctataacagcgcttttaagcgccctctaaagtggcgctggtataggtaaagacagcgctttaTTTTCCTAGAGAAAACGCTGTCTAAAGTGaccctttaagggccacattatagtgcgctttcagaaaaaagcgccctctggagtggtccataaagggacaccttagaaggcgctttctggaaaaagtgccctctaaaattgtcaatgtaaagtgtttagagggcgctttctggacaaagcgccctctaaagttgtcaatgtaaagtgtttagagggcgtttcctacagaaagcgccctctaaagtgttagttattttaaaaaaaaatgtttgaaaaacagtggatatttaattggtaacctgttcgcatgctgcaaaagtgtaaaattcatattgatttcatcctttaatccaatgttatacaccattaatccattgatatatacaacatgaatccatttatatacaacattaatcctccatatatacaacattaatatatgattctttgatcaacaatatacaacaacatattcatgatttagtaaaagtacaacaacaatatacaacatatatacaacaacagcatacaacaacaacattccatacatatatgtacaacaatatacaacctagctatatgattctttgatcaacaatgaattgacacaattcatccttcatttcatccaaatgagctcttgagtaagatttgtattcctcaaagtactacaattaagagaataaaacatattcatgatttagtaacaaattagatgaaatatccgataatattaaaataaaccctaagttattattccataccatttttgggatgtctatacgattcaacgcaatgatatctctcataaatctcaatacaaaaaatccgcaatcgaccgaattgttttgctgaggacactacacagaaaaacaaacaatatatatatatatagttaatttcttacaaacactattataagcaaaacaaacaaacactattataagcaaaaataagatacttaatatatacctgaactctgatccaggtaatgtccttcctattacggtaattctttttcgatctaaattttagtattgccctaacaaaataaaaacgtatattgagatcaatctgacagacataattaaatatacaaatacacacgaatatttaggggaatttcacttacgcgtcaaccgtcttcttcatactctgatatttactccaatcacccgataacgaatcgagataatacaccattagtctcgaaagatccatagcaaccaacacccagtgaccactgtaaaataaaacaaaaatttagatgcatgaaaattttctacgtaaaagatatacatagattagaatgaaattattagaaagaaaatctaacccgttgccagaattaaacggtaaaaaatacaaattgggtgtagtattatcgccggccgccatgaatctatcgactagttcattctttacggatgttggatttttcgttataaacgttgtgttgatacgggaagcagcaataaaattgaatcggttacacaattcagttccccgcatcaatgttacatacatataccttaaatagaaacataataaacattagactactcattgaaatgtgtaaataaattgttcaactaagtaaataatagattgatcggagtaccatatgtatgtatgaatgacagcgatgcccaattcttcgtgttcaaaaagttgttgcatgtcctcctttgcaattatttcggaatgagcaaatccgaaaacaccttcatcaaaatctacactacggatggcgccgtgcataatatcggactcttccaccattttctcaagacgcatcataatttgagattttgtcccggacgtcgttggaatatcgttaccagcttttttcaactttcgaccgggaacctaaaaattcatataaattaaatcatgactttttgtgatgcaacagaatcgttgcgtatataattcaatgggtatatatatttgtacctctttttgagatgcaaccgactcgatgcgtcttgaaatccctttaccagctttatgtgtgggtcttgtaggagtctaacattaccatgtaataaggattgattaaatatcataattgtagctgaattgaaatgtgaatactaaatattcataatcatttagaacatatatacctcggcatctgggaaaattagatccgacggccatccaacaaaggatccgactgcatctcgcatcaacgttgtctctgaaacaacgtcaggtaatggtagaagcgcgtcggtatctaatacaaggtcaaccgaaactttcatatatcccaccgggaggggattatggtgaagtaattcacctgaagtgttgtgcacttttcccttgccaacc containing:
- the LOC127087847 gene encoding short-chain dehydrogenase RED1 translates to MEINADDSKLVVLITGCSGGGIGHALARCFAANNCIVVATSRSRSTMMDLEHDSKFFLQELDIQSDESVNRVVDTVMNKYGRVDILVNNAGIQCAGPTTDLPLSEIKNTFETNVFGSLRMIQAVAPHMAARKQGKIVNIGSIAGLAARPWAGAYAGSKAALHALTDALRLELGHFGIDVVNVIGGYVKSNIAKSLLSNYESMLEWKLFKPFEAGFRERLVGAQRQSSKITPTDEFAKHTVAAVLKKKPPAWFSYGKCSTVMAIMYHLPLCVRDFLFKKDMKL